The proteins below are encoded in one region of Nilaparvata lugens isolate BPH chromosome X, ASM1435652v1, whole genome shotgun sequence:
- the LOC120354398 gene encoding uncharacterized protein LOC120354398, whose translation MSLEMVIEVSAVLLNEYNTIVVSLYRPNTNNTRQCFMIFMERLACILEYLSKHNSKIVFCGDFNVDFKKRGDIVSELKNTFLSYGLSYCFEGITRPGKNYDTCIDNIFTNVENHFLSCEIVKTLVSDHWALLLAVKCKNEGKTKKKTNAATVERLVRSMNNKNIYAYECLLSAVDWYKIYLNNSLDMKVDYFLEIFLNVINKAFPLKRVRDKTTLPKQNRVYNPELNCLEDKCDWLYDIYSRTGSSHAKALLKKYKKSLKKLLEETRRKKNDNFIESSSNKSKAIWSIINSECNKEGQILVSDSKIDPFEFNNFFVDKINEIVKNVSQKVRSQNSTNYLCSSLKPSCSFKFSLVSKGEVESAINTMKAGRCEVVYGINTLVVKLGMNYLSDVLTHIINSCILSSIFPDALKRIKVIPIFKKGCKSECNSFRPISIVPIISKVFEKVLNKQIVQYFEVNRLFSDCQYGYRAGLGTVKATVSLFNFLIESLEKKNPTEIRLFDLSRAFDTVSHEILLFEQ comes from the exons ATGTCTCTGGAAATGGTTATTGAAGTATCAGCGGTGTTGCTAAACGAGTATAATACTATAGTGGTATCGCTATATAGACCTAATACAAATAATACACGGCAATGTTTTATGATCTTCATGGAAAGGTTGGCTTGCATTCTTGAATATTTGAGTAAACACAATTCTAAAATAGTTTTCTGTGGAGATTTTAATGTTGATTTCAAAAAAAGAGGTGACATTGtttctgaattgaaaaatacttttttatcTTATGGATTGAGTTATTGTTTTGAGGGTATTACTAGGCCTGGGAAAAATTATGACACGTGCATAGATAACATTTTTACCAATGTGGAAAATCATTTTTTGTCTTGTGAAATAGTAAAAACTCTTGTTTCTGATCACTGGGCTCTTCTTCTAGCAGTCAAATGTAAAAATGAAGGGAAAACTAAGAAAAAAACAAATGCAGCAACAGTTGAACGTTTAGTGCGTAGCATGAATAACAAAAACATTTATGCTTATGAGTGTCTACTGAGTGCTGTAGATTGGTATAAAATTTATCTGAATAATTCATTGGACATGAAGGTTGATTACTTTCtcgaaatttttttaaatgtaataaataaagcTTTTCCGCTTAAAAGAGTTAGGGATAAGACCACTTTGCCGAAACAAAATAGAGTATACAATCCCGAGTTGAATTGCTTAGAGGATAAATGTGACTGGCTTTATGATATATACTCAAGAACAGGTTCATCTCATGCTAAAGCGCTGCTTAAGAAATATAAgaaatctttaaaaaaattGCTTGAAGAAACTAGGCGCAAAAAGAATGACAACTTCATAGAATCTTCTAGCAATAAGAGTAAAGCGATATGGAGTATTATAAATAGTGAATGTAATAAAGAGGGTCAAATCTTAGTATCTGATAGCAAAATAGATCcatttgaatttaataatttctttgttgaTAAGATCAATGAAATCGTAAAAAATGTGTCTCAAAAAGTGAGGAGCCAGAACTCTACCAACTATTTGTGTAGTAGCTTAAAACCATCTTGTTCATTTAAGTTCAGTTTAGTTAGTAAGGGTGAAGTTGAAAGCGCTATCAATACCATGAAAGCAGGTAGATGTGAGGTTGTTTATGGAATAAACACCTTGGTAGTGAAACTAGGAATGAATTATTTGAGTGATGTTTTGACTCATATTATAAACAGTTGTATATTGAGCTCCATCTTTCCAGATGCACTTAAACGTATAAAAGTGATTCCCATATTCAAAAAAGGATGCAAATCTGAGTGCAATAGTTTCAGACCTATTTCAATTGTTCCTATTATTTCCAAGGTGTTCGAAAAagtattgaataaacaaatagttCAGTATTTTGAAGTCAATCGTCTTTTTAGTGACTGCCAATATGGCTATAGAGCAGGACTGGGTACTGTTAAAGCAACTGTTTCTCTCTTTAATTTTCTTATTGAGTCATTGGAGAAGAAAAATCCAACTGAAATAAGACTATTTGACCTCTCAAGAGCTTTTGACACGGTATCTCATGAAATTCTTC TATTTGAGCAATAG